TCGCCGAAAAATTCCAGACGCAGCGGCAACTCGTAGCCCGGCGCGTGAATATCCAGGATATCGCCGCGCATGGCCATATCGCCAGGCTCGGCCACGAGCTTGCGGCGCACGTACCCCCAGGAGACGAGTTGCTCCAGAAGGATGTCCGGGGACATCTCCTCGCCCTTGGCCAGGGCGGCCCAGTTCTCGCGCAGAACCGTCTCGTCGGGCCAGTGCGGCAGAAGATTGTCGGCGGTCATGAGCACGCCGCGCGGACCGTCCCGGTAGACCAACCCGTACAAGGCCGCCCACCGCTCGCTCCAGCCCGAGGATTCCGGGTTGCGCGAATGGTATGGCGGCAGAAAGGCCCACTCCCGCTCCCAAGCGGGCTGTTCGATCCCGCCGCCCGAACCGCGCGACAGCAGGGTCAACAGGGCCTGCATCTCCCGGAACTCGGTGACGCCGGGGACCACCAGGACCACGTTCGAGCCCCCGGCCAGCAGCGATCCCGCCAGCAGGGCCTGGGAACCCGGCCCGCTCTTGAAGACGCGGACCGTATCCACGGTCCCCTGCATGAAGTCGGCTATGTCCTTGGGATAAATGGCTGGCATGAATTTGCTGGGAAAAGGGTTTGCGGACGTACGGTCAAACAGAAAAGCCGCCTCTTCCCTAACGGGAGCGGGACGGCTTGTCACCAAGATTCCGTCCGGCCTAGACGGTGCCCAGGGCTTCCTTTTCCTCGTTGTCGAGGAGCGAGTCCAGGTCGAGCAGGATGAGCAACCGGTCATCGAGCTTACCCACGCCGTCGATGTAGTCTGCATCCATGCCCGCCACCACAGGCGGCGGCGGCTGCACGGAGTTGGCCGGAATGCGCAGGACCTCGGATACGGAATCGACCACGAAACCGACGATGATCATGTCGATCTCGATGACGATGATCCGGGTGTACTTGTCGTGCTCCTTGGACTGGAGCCCGAAACGACGGCGCATGTCCACAATGGGAATGACCTTGCCGCGAAGGTTGATGACGCCCTCGACAAACTCGGGCGCGCGGGGCACGTTGGTGATCTCCATGGTCCGGATGATTTCCTGGACCTGGAGAATATTGACCCCGAACTCCTCGTCGCCGATGCTGAAGGTCACCAGCTGGGTCAATTCCTGATCGACCTCGCCCTCTTCGTCGTCGATGATATCTTCAACTTCCGTTCTCATGGCTACCCCGTCTCGGATGACCGGACGCGTCCGACGGCACGCCCCGTTTTTCAAGCTCCGAATCTGTCAACCCTACCCTTTTTTGTCAATGAGAATATCCAGCCGGTCGGAATCCTTGGAAAGAAACCGGCCGCTCTCCCTGGCGGACGGGCTTAACCGGCCGCTTTTTCTTTTTTCGCCAACGAAAAAGCCGTGTTGTGTTTTTTCTCATACTTCGTTCGTAAAGTATGGTTGACGCTCAAAGGATAAAGGGCTAACGTAGGTCCAACTTTGTCCCTATACATTTGATTTTTAT
The sequence above is drawn from the Desulfovibrio sp. Huiquan2017 genome and encodes:
- a CDS encoding chemotaxis protein CheW → MRTEVEDIIDDEEGEVDQELTQLVTFSIGDEEFGVNILQVQEIIRTMEITNVPRAPEFVEGVINLRGKVIPIVDMRRRFGLQSKEHDKYTRIIVIEIDMIIVGFVVDSVSEVLRIPANSVQPPPPVVAGMDADYIDGVGKLDDRLLILLDLDSLLDNEEKEALGTV